The stretch of DNA aaaaacattaacattaaagaaacattccattttataatttctgtaaacattatgggaacgttacttttgaatgttctctgaaacaagtagcaaaattaaaaaaaacatccaacttaaacatttcagaaaaatgttccatgaacgatttataaataatgttttcatgctaacgttttgagaacattattaaagaccagataaaactgaacaaacgctctattaatgttactggaagaacgtttgttcataactttgagagaaccttgccagaacgttctgagaacattcgcTTGATAATGACATCTGAGGCTGTTGCAAAAAGCAAAAGAAGAATAACATAAAAATTCTGAAAAGTGCAttcattctttattttattctaaaggtgtgtgtgtgtgtgtgtgtgtgacttcaTTTCCTTCAGTCTCAGGTGTGGTTTGTTTGAGTAAATAAGTGTTGTGTCTCTATTTCAGATTACCCTATGAAATATGAAGCAGGCAAGCACATCTTCTGCACACTCTCACACATATAGATATAAAGGTCATCTACTCCTGCTGTCATTTCTTTTGTGGCGCAGAGCTGCCAAACACTCTTGGTGATTTCATTTTCAGATTCAACATCTTTTGATGGACAGCTGATGTTGAGGATGTGTGTCACAGTGAGTTTTATACAGGTAAActgtgttattaaaaataaccaaacaaaaaaagCCTCGTGTTTTCACTtcgaaataaaataataaagataacaataatGCCCAGTTACAATACTCTTGTCATAACAACGCAGATCAACCATCAAAACAAGTTGTTGATAATAAACCGAATATTTTATATAAGAAACTATATTGTTGGGGTGATTAGCGTCACAGTCACGCGCAGTGCGCGCGCTCGGTTGAAGCGAGGACGCGAAATAAATCAGCTGCTGTCAATCATATTAATTAGTGTCGCTCAAAAGCAGATTTTCGCTTATAAACTTTAGATTTTATTCGTGTTCTAATTTTATTTTCGGGGGGAAAACAATGTCGCCTGCAATTACACGAGTAAGCAGCACTTTTTATTcgataaaaaatattatatattaataaatatttagtcATCGATATAAGTTATGACAAGCGTACGTCATTTTTGTCACACTTGTTCTTTGTTCAGGCGAACTCGAGACACGCTTCAGTGAAGGAAAATGTTGCAGCGCCGTATTTTCTCCGATCCAGAGTTCCTTTAGGAAACGCTTCTAATCTGATCGGTCTTCACAGAGCTGCAGAGCCAAAGGTAGTCGCGGATTTTCCTGTTGATCCCAGAACTCTTACTTTCTGCTTCATTGTGAAACAACTTTTCCTTTATTAGAGACAAAAAGCTGCACGTGTGAAGAAGGAAAACGCAAAAGTCAAGAGAGCAGCTGCAGCACCCAAAGCTGATGATGACCACACCTCAGTGCTGTGTGAGGCGGTCAAGGTGAAATGTGCTCCAGTGCATTCGACCATGCAGATCTTGTAGGGTCACAGAGATTGATGCAttttcatttgcatgcttttattGCAAGCTCTTGTTTTGGTTCTGTTTGACTCCCAGCAGCCGGTCCCACACACTGATGAAGTGATTCTGGACTCAGAACATCTTCAGAATCCGGCCGCTGCTCCTCAGGCTTTCTCCAGCCTGCTGCTCAACATCATCCCAGATGTGGACTCTGCTGATGCGCTCGATGCTCAGATGTGCAGCGAATATGTGCGGGATATCTACGCTTATTTACAACAGCTCGAGGTGAAGGGATGGGATATCATACAGGGGTATATTACACCCTAAAAAgtataaaggattagttcacttcagaattcatttactgaaaatttactcacccccatgtcatccaagatgtttatgtctttctttcttcagtggaaaagaaatgaaggtttttgaggaaaacattccaggatttttctccatatagtggacttcactggggttcaacgggttgaaggtccaaatgtcagtttcagtgcagcttcaaagagctctacatgatcccagacgaggaataagagtcttatctagagaaaccatcggacattttctaaaaaaaattaaattatatactttttaaccacaaatgctcgtcttgcactgctctgtgacgctccatgcattacataatagtgttggaaaggtcacgcgtgacgtaggaaggagtaccgcggtagggtgaaaaacatCGTTTTTAcctccccctttttttttttgtgtaaagggcgtttgacttaggaTATACTCACACTAGGTgctctgaaccgtgcccgagcgtgtttgacccccaaagcctGGTTCGTTTGAATAGTGTGATCGCTCCGTTCCATGCCCGGGCGCGATTCATTTAGCCGTCCCATGCCcacttggaagaggtgggccaaAGCACGGTTCGGTTGGGCTCGAGCGCGGCTGGAGCATGGAACAGTTACTACTTTGTgtgcgctactgtcatcattacgaTGGCAAACCtctttattactactttgaTAGTACACTTTTCAATTCATGTACTTAATTTGaatgtatttgggtttataacgggtctgCTTCTCAACTTactgatgaacaggaattgtagtttgcgagtaaaactgcaaattcctccattaacatCATCTATCTTGTAGTTCATAATAATCCTCTGATGCGTGCAAGTGAAAATCGCTGTGCGacataaatgataaatctatTAGGCAATATCTTAGtgaaagtgcatttcttcctgttttcttccatacaaaaagttgcatcgtatatgACACAAGCCCAAGGCCAGCGGAGTGGGGAGGAGGGACAATCACGCTCTGGCTCAGTTtaaggcaaccgtgcctagtgtgagtacacccttagtcTGTGATGTtcacactggatcggtacttccacctacatcacgcgtgTCACGCTTGTCAAACAAACCaggctttgggggtcaaacaCGCTTGGGCACGGTTCAGAGCACctatgagtacaccctaagtcaaacggcctttacaaaaaaaggtaaaacaacgatgtcggatgattttgaagttggaggagaaaatgagatggagtttttcaacCTACCGTGGtgcttccacctacgtcacgcgtgacctttccaatgtgattacgtaatgcgtggagcatcacagagcagtgcaagacgagcatttgtggttaaaaagtatataattttattttttcagaaaatgtcagatggtttctctagataagactcttattcttcgtctgggatcatgtagagctctttgaagctgcactgaaactgacatttggaccttgtTTCTGTTGCTTGCACACATTGTTGAACACAAACTGTTCTTTCTtctgatatattgcatgttagGATATTCGTACAAAGCATTTTTCTGGGGGCCATTACATACGTGAAAATAATCAAACGTGGCtggcaactttaaaaaaaaaatacactggaggggaaagagttaaaaaaaataacgatgtgcacagataaatcatttataataaacactgcagtaTTACAtggaaaaacaagaattgtccattttgatttcatggagaCTTTAATGGCTTCAAAAGACATGGACAGTGGAAGAGACATAACTACAACAACATTTCTTCTAGCTTTTGTGTTCTTAAAGCCTTCAGTCCCAATTTATTGTAGCTGCATGTCTTCAGAATCTCTCTGTGTTCCACCAAAGAGAGtcatgaaagtgagtaaatggcaattaaatttttgggtgaacaccCTTTAAAGTGTGAAGACATCTTTAGCTTTGAGATCACTTAAGGTCTTGGATTTAAAGCAGCGACTGACAGAATGTGATGATCATGGTCGTCATCTTGATTAATTGAGCTTCATGACCGTGTCTTACAAGCTTGTTTTGACTTTGTGTTTTTACTAGTTTTGCTTCAATGCATTTTTCCTCTAGGTTACGATGGCCATCAAACCACATTACCTGGAAGGTCAAGAGGTGAGCGGAGCCATGCGTGCCGTTGCCATCGACTGGCTCATGCAGGTGCAGAGAGAGTTCAAACTGCGTCAGGAGACCTTCTTCATGAGCGTCGGCATCATCGACCGTTTCCTTCAGGTGTGTGATCCTCAAATCAccctttaaatgataataatgCTCATAATATTGTTCTTTAGAGCCTCAAACTGCAAACTAATATACAATGTGTTTTTCTGCTAATGAGGTTTTGATATTTGTAGATTTGCTCGTTCAGTTCAGTCGTGTCTGAATGCTTTTATTCTCTTTTAAAGAATAACCCGGTGCCCAAGAAATATTTTCAGCTGGTGTGTGTGACCGCAATGCTGATCGCGTCAAAGTATGAAGAGATCTATCCGCCCACAGTGGGAGACTTTGCGTTTGTGACGGATGGCGCGTACACCTGTGGAGACGTACGGAGGATGGAGCGGATCGTTCTGAAGAGGTTGAATTACAGCCTCGGGAGACCCGGTCCTGTTCACTTCCTACAGAGGGCTTGTAAGGTTGGCCAAGTGAGTCACTCTCCTGATTTATACAGTTCAATATGAAAgaatctcttctgctcactgaGGCAGTgatacaaaatacagtaaaaatgtgaaatatttttccaatgtaaaacagctgttttctatgtgaatatatagtaaagtgtaatttattcctgtgatcaaagctgaattttcagcatcattactccagtcttcagtgtcacatgatccttcagaaatcattctgatatgatgatttgatgctcaagaaacatttgattattatcaatgttggaaacagttcatatttttgtggaaaccatcatacattttatttttcaggattccttgatgaatagaaagttcaaaagaacagcatttatttgaaatattcaaaataagtacctccTCGAGAGAGTATGTGATTCCGGACACAGCCAGGTGTTTCCCAGGAAATGGTGTTTAATTGAACCATGCATTCTATAACTTTTCCCTCTTGCTGCTGGATGTCAGGCGAGCCCGAGGGACCGTGAGCTGGCGATGTTCCTCCTGGAGCTCGGAGCGCTGGATTACGAGCTCATCCATGTTCCTCCGTCCCTCATGGCAGCGGCTGCGTTTGCGGCGTCGCTCCGGATTCTGGGCTCTGGAGACTGGGTGAGACTGTTTCACGTCATCTTTTCAGCCATGTTTGAGTGTTAAACCGACTTTTAGAGAACTGTGTGAAATACTGATTTCATCCTGATCATGTCTGTTTGGCAGAGCGTCAGTCTGCAGCATTACACCGGCTACGACGAGGAGACTCTAGCTCCGGTGATGCAGGCTGTCGTTCGCACGCTGCAGACGGTCACTGAGGAAGGAAAGGTGAGGAGAATCTCAAGGATGGAAGTCCTGAATCCTGGGAATGTCGAGTGCTTGATTCCTTCCGCTGAAACATCTTTGTTCTTCTGTTCAGTTGCATGAGATTAAGAGGAAGTATGTGAAGGTGTCTTCAAGAGTCTGCGAGAACGACGGGTTCTCCGGCGAGCGTGTGGCCAAACTCCTCTGCTGATTGTTTTAAGGCACTTAAAGAGCTTTTAAGCACTTGAATCTGTTTAATTATGCTTTTAATcccatcattttttaaaatgtatttatgatGCTAAAGTGTCAGGCTGCATGATCAGTAGTAATTTTACTCTGATATCTTTATGAATGTAAGCCAGTGAATGAACTGATGTATTTAATTGTTGATGCTGGGACAATGtcaataaatgaaaatacaaattTCATGCAATTGTTTCTCAAACCATCTATTGCGTCTAAATGACTACATTTGGTTAAAAGTCTTTCATTTCTGGATGATTTACTGTGACGGGGAATCAAAGAAAGCAAATTAAATGTGAATCTCTCTCAGGAGCCGTTGAGGGTTAAACTGATTGCTACATACTACGCTTTTGTCCTGAAGGACACGGgtattaaaaagaaatattacttCATAAAAAGCCACAGCACAGTGTCCCTGGCTCTCGTAACTAATGTGTGTctacatactgtgtgtgtttctcagtGAAAAGCCTGTTAGTTTCTGAAGAACAAAGGCAAACGGACCATGTTTACTGTATGCCAAGGTTCAAAATCAACAGGATTTGTGAATACTTTTTCATTTCTCTTAACTTAAATGACATTGATTTTTAAACTTCTGATGCAGGAACTTTGAATGgattagaaatgttttattgataGACTGAATTGGGTTGGATTTGTGTCACTCCAAAATTATCTTTCAAATGCTTTCCAGGTaactgcactgcaaaaaaaaaaaaaaaaaaaaaatgttggtttaAGTTAAAGTAAGTtgctttaaccctctggtgatctttggtcatttttgactgaccaattttacgtttttttttttttttttttgaatgttttactTCATCAGAATGGTACCAAACTTTTGGTTTTGGCACttatgtgaacacaaaacaaaatcatggacatgattcgaaaaggttaaatgtTCCTGAAAGAAATAGTCACACCTGTGCTTCTCGCAGTCAAAAATGAGCGCATgagaaatgaatgggaaatcttactgaaagctcattttttgagatgtcaagctcaaatttggaatacaaatttagatttatggctttgatttccttgcagttttagagtaaaacgtgtttttgaaaatatatatttcatataaaaatttaaaatagtatttttgtatttgcatttttcataataaacaaaaattctgtaacttttaaggtaactttttacattttttttttcacttcagcaataatttgccaagtgttgtgtttgaaaagagaAAGATTTAGGACCATTTAAGtcggaaatttcattttcaggtttgtgctcaaaaagtaaataaatggattataaccaCAGCGTAAATAAAATTTAGTagcataaaatcccctaaaaatacaaaatattaaataataattaaaaaaacattatctaactaaaatatagtacattcatttcattgaaataataaataaaataaaaattctgtcatttttgactgatACACGATCAGCAACAGAGTTAAAATTGAGTtcattgagttaatacaatgaaggtgattgatttaatcaaaagaaactcaaaatactgtgttatctgaaccacattaatcatctatgttgatttgacaaaagaaaaaatgttgtgataacatcatgaaaatatttttacagtgtgcacACTTTAATGACGCACAGAGAAACTGTCTGCTGACCTGAAGAATGaactttgaaatgttttattcaccaacacactctttaaaaaaggttcaagaaAGGCTTTTATCATGTAAGGCCACATTAGAAAGTTTTGAAGAATATTCTAACACACTTCACTTCCATTGTGCCTCTGTAACCCAGATTTGagcttttttgctttttaagAAAATAAGGGACAGGTGGACATATAACAACCtataatggaaaaaaagagTTCAGAAACGGTGCAGCTGCTGCAGagtaaaaatactaaaacattttcttgGTTCAGGTGCTGAATCTGTATAGGCACAGTCTACACAGAACAAATGGATTCAAAAATATGTACACAGTCAAGTAATAATGTACAACGATAGCGTGCAATATGCCACGAACACTCCAGAAATCACATCACCACTGTCACTGTGCACCGGCAAAGTTTCAGATCCACGAGTTGAGCACATGCAATGACAAtgttttctgcaaaaaaaatcctttcttgTGCCTTTCAATGGCAATTTACACCGATAGGTGGCAGTGAGTATTCTCAGGTAGAATTTCCCAGTATATCTCAGCAGTCGCTcagctgtcacacacacacacacacacacgctcgcGCGCAGGAGTCTCGCGCAGAGTTTCTCCAAACAGAAAGTGAACAGGATCATTTCACGCTGCCGGAGCAACAGCACTCGGACAGAGCCTGGATAAATCTCATTATCAGAGCTTTGAGCAATGCGCTGGCAGCATGGCCAGATGGTTCAAGGAGCACCTGGGTTTCAAAACCACCAAAGCCCCGCCACCCGCGCCTCCGAAACCGGACTACCGACACTTCCACACCGCCGTCTCCAGTCCTCCAGCCTTCCACCTCCAGCAGCAGCCGGGCACCGGGTTAATGTCCGCTCAGCCCGACATCCTCACCGCATACAAACTCCAGAAGGAGCTGGACTTCGAGGATCCGTACACGCCGGGCGGAAACGTGCCCTTCTCCACCGGACTGAGTTCCGCGGGGTCGCCGGACGTCAAGTACGTGTCTCCGAAGCACCGGCTCATAAAGGTGGAGACGGTCGAGCGGAGCGGCTCGAGTTCGGGCAGCAGTAGCGGGGTGACCGCGGTCAAAACCCCCAGCTCTCCACCCGCAGAGCCCGAGAACAGCAACGGCAAGCAGGAGAAGGTAAGACCGGTGCGCGCTCACCTCCACAGGTACATGATGAGCAGTGCTCGCCACCACCACCATACACTGAGCATCACTTCTGTTGGGCTAAAATGGGTTTTGCTTTTTAACTTATTTCCccccccatatatatatatatatatacatatacatatatacataatcCCTTTTATAAAGgtaacttgttttctttttttaattaaactgttttacatttttttttttttttttttacaaataaatttatcattaaattatcattagtgttttgtttagtaaaaacttttaataatcactaatttttatcattttataaaagtaTATGCACAATTACTAATTATAtttagtgttttaaaatatttaaaaatatttatgattttaaaatgattacatttttatattattaaatattattaaaaatagtatattaaatattattaatcattataacattatcatttattattaaacatttatttaacttttttttttaaccaagaaTATGTTACATAAcacaacttaaaattaaaaaacagacctagaacaaaaataaaacactttaatgTAAAGAAAACACTACAAAATAGTGATTACACTCTTCAGTTGCATCATTTGTAAACTCTGTTGTAACGCTCAGATGAAGCAGCAGTGTGTTCTTCCTGACCAAAATAAGCAAACATTTACCGGTagtgtcctcagtgtgaaaatatTTGACAGAAACAGGATTTACACATTCTGTCATACTTTGTAAGAGTAAAGGCTGCACTTTAGTAGCTGAGGTCTGCGTCAGAACCGGTCAGACGAGTTGTTTTATGTGTTCCTCAACGGTTATGAGGGAGGACACTGTTATCATGACATCCAGAAACCCAATCCCGGCTCTGAGTTAGGATTAGACTGCTGTTAACATCCATAAACATCTCTGAGCTGCCGGAGCGACTGCATCCGGGAAAAAAATTGGGCCGTTATTCTTGATCATTTTGATAGTTTTAGTAGTGTGTGGAATTGGAGAGTCCTTCATAGTGCTCAGtgtacactatatatatatatatatatatatatatatatatatatatatatagtttatattttgGGGTGTAAATGAAAACATCATCTCCAGAAGATGGCTTGACGTCCCTCATGAGAATCAAGTCATTAATAAACACACAGGAACGCTTTAATCTACAATTCAACTTACATTTAGTGCTTTGCATAAAAGTTTTCATAAAGTTTAAATCAACATCCACTGCaaaatgtatgaaatgttttgtgCAAAATATTGAAGAATCTTGTAAAATTTCAAACTTGACCCTCAGTGTCAGTCAGTCAGTTGACCTGTACTTTACTgaccatttttttaatgttttgcaaACTCAGATTCGGTGGATATAGTGATTCTTGTTGTTGTAGGGTCTGAGTGATGCACACGTGCTCGGAGGCCGTAGACGTTCACGCGTGTTGAGTTTAATTGTCAACCACGTATGGCAGCAATTTGTCTGTTTACGTGGACGTCAGCCAGAGCGATCACAAACACTTCCTCTGCGTTTCATTCCTGACACACCTTTACCTGTGAGGTGCGGCCTGTGCGTTTCAGGTTATGACTGCATGCTTCTAACAGTGATGTAATGTATATACTTCACGCGCCCCCACAGATGTCCTCACTGTCTAGTTATCTTCTGCAGTGTGTTGTTAGTGAATGACATGCAGTTGTTTCTGTCCTTCTCATTCTTGCTGAGCTGATCAACATGCTCATGGACTGCCTATCAAAGCAGGACAACAGGCAACTGACTCATCAATCCTGGTAAATACCGCAGCTTCTGGGACGTCTAATTAAAAGGAGGGGTGTCGTTCGCCTAACGATTTCAGCTGTAGTTTGATTACTGCGGTCAGTGAGGCGTGACGTTTGTGCTGGTCAGCTCTGTTATCAAACGCTGTGGCCCGATTACTGAATTACAAGGTTGTTGAAGGGAGAGTGATCTGCATAAGACACTACTTCATAGGAGAaaaacaggtgtgtgtgtgtgtgtgtcaaggtttggctggttagaACGGCCCCATTAGCCCCTACTGGTCGATGTTGTAACTAACCATCTGGTTCCACTGAAAGCCGTGTGTTCAGATATAGCAACCAATGTCCAATgactcttctgctcaccaaggctgcatttatttgatcaaaaatacagtaaaattgtgaaaaataattccaatgtaaatcagctgttttctatgtgaatatatagtaaagtgtaatttattccagttgtgctgcttcagatttcagtggaaactgtgatacactatcattcaaaagtttcatcaaagaatcctgaaaaataaaatgtatcagattccacaaaaatctgaactgttttcagcactgataataatcataaatgtttcttgatcatcaaatcatcatatcagaatgatttctgaaggatcatgtgacactgaaatctggagtaatgatgctgaaaattcagctttgatcacaggaataaattacactttactatatattcacatagaaaacagctgatttacattggaataatatttcacaatttttactgtatttttgatcaaataaaagcagctttggtgagcagaagagacttcttgcAAAAGCAACTTTTTGCTAATATATTATTGTCATACACTGTAGTATTTGACTAGTGTCCAGGCTCTTAAAAGCGTGAAAAGGACCATGGTGCATGAATGTCAATCATTTAATACCATGGTATATCATAGATTTGTTAGCCCTGTAcatacatcatcatcatcatcatcatcatcatgctCTGTCCGTCGCTGAGATTCTGCTGCTCGTACAGAATCCCGCGTATCGACCGCTGCGACTGAACACGAGTATCCTCCTAGTGCTTTGAAAAGGCCAACTAATGTCTTAATTACTTGACAAGTGGATGATAATTATGTCAGTGCTTTCCTAATGCTCAGAATGCCAATATCTGTGTCGAGTGTTTTGCTCTATCTTGATTTTGAAACAACAGCAGGATTCAGTCATTCGGTTTAGTTTGTTCATTATAGCAGACAGGAGAGAAGGAGTGAGAATCAGGGCTGCTGATCCATTGAGATATTTAGTCAGGGTTTATAtataagacattttgaaatttaaagTTTGGTATTGTGTGACGACactaatttaattatttgtattttatataatattacttATATTTTGCCATTGGGATATAGTAAGGAGGCCGGCTGTGCATTAGAAAGCTGATAACATTTtcttatgattttttttgttctcattgtgtttttgttgttggtgattAGACCTTCCCGGCTGAGAGCGTTTTATAAGATGATCAATTATCGTTTCAAAATAGTGCTGCTAattaacaacacacacacacacacacacacacacacacacacacacctttgtTAAATTGCTCAGGTTAAGGACTCCTGAAAGTGAATTACTGAATGATAAACAGAAGATAATGGAAGCAAACAAACCCTGCTGTGACCTTGACTGTTCTTGCTGAGGGTCTGTTGTTATTATTCTCTAAACTAACTTTAGGCTTTATATTTTCAACACAACGCTTGTTCTTGCCAGGCATGTTAACTTCTCAGAACATTTGAAAGCTTCTCAAAAGTTTTCTGCTTTGGCAGAAGTAAACCCTGTCTGAATTACTGGGgtattgatgataataagacgATCAAATGAAATATTGGCCTGATGCAGGGCTAACGGCGCCATATTGACTGTGTTCAAATCCATCCTATAAGATCATAAATCTTCTAGGCGAGACGTAAGATTCAGACTGGTTTATTGCACTTCGTACATGGGTAAAAACTTGTCAGTGTCAAAATGTGCCATTTCCATCTAGGTTTCTTTCTTGTTTCTGCCATAAAATCCGccattgcgactttttatctcacaattctgactttttttctcagaattttgagttataaagttagaattgcatgatataaactcacaattgtaagaaaaaattcagaattacaagtttatatctggcaattctgaccataacgcaattctgactttataacgtaattctgactttataactcgcaattctgactttataacgtaattctgactttttaacgcaattctgactttataaacctcaattctgactttataacataattctgactttataacgtaattctgactttataactcgcaattctgactttataacgtaattctgacttcataacgtaattctgactttttaacgcaattctgactttataactcgcaattctgactttataatgaaattctgactttttaatgcaattcctactttataactcacaattctgactttataacttgcaattttgactataacacaattctgactttttaacgcaattctgactttataaatcgcaattctgactttataacttgcaattttgactataacgcaattctgcctttttaAAGCAGTTCTTtttaacgcaattctgactttataacgtaattctgactttataacttgcaattttgactataacgcaattctgactttataaaccgcaattctgactttataactcgcggttctgactttataactcgcaattctgactttataaaccgcaattctgactttataacgtaattctgac from Ctenopharyngodon idella isolate HZGC_01 chromosome 18, HZGC01, whole genome shotgun sequence encodes:
- the LOC127499394 gene encoding G2/mitotic-specific cyclin-B1-like isoform X1, with protein sequence MSPAITRANSRHASVKENVAAPYFLRSRVPLGNASNLIGLHRAAEPKRQKAARVKKENAKVKRAAAAPKADDDHTSVLCEAVKQPVPHTDEVILDSEHLQNPAAAPQAFSSLLLNIIPDVDSADALDAQMCSEYVRDIYAYLQQLEVTMAIKPHYLEGQEVSGAMRAVAIDWLMQVQREFKLRQETFFMSVGIIDRFLQNNPVPKKYFQLVCVTAMLIASKYEEIYPPTVGDFAFVTDGAYTCGDVRRMERIVLKRLNYSLGRPGPVHFLQRACKVGQASPRDRELAMFLLELGALDYELIHVPPSLMAAAAFAASLRILGSGDWSVSLQHYTGYDEETLAPVMQAVVRTLQTVTEEGKLHEIKRKYVKVSSRVCENDGFSGERVAKLLC
- the LOC127499394 gene encoding G2/mitotic-specific cyclin-B1-like isoform X2; translated protein: MSPAITRANSRHASVKENVAAPYFLRSRVPLGNASNLIGLHRAAEPKRQKAARVKKENAKVKRAAAAPKADDDHTSVLCEAVKPVPHTDEVILDSEHLQNPAAAPQAFSSLLLNIIPDVDSADALDAQMCSEYVRDIYAYLQQLEVTMAIKPHYLEGQEVSGAMRAVAIDWLMQVQREFKLRQETFFMSVGIIDRFLQNNPVPKKYFQLVCVTAMLIASKYEEIYPPTVGDFAFVTDGAYTCGDVRRMERIVLKRLNYSLGRPGPVHFLQRACKVGQASPRDRELAMFLLELGALDYELIHVPPSLMAAAAFAASLRILGSGDWSVSLQHYTGYDEETLAPVMQAVVRTLQTVTEEGKLHEIKRKYVKVSSRVCENDGFSGERVAKLLC